A window of Rhizobium sp. CC-YZS058 genomic DNA:
ACGATCTCTCTTGGGGAAAAGGTGGTCATTCTTCATCCAATCTCTGGGTCTCGTCGTCCAGCGCCATGAAATGGGCCGGACCGTAAATCGTGGTGCGCCGGTCAAGCAAACGGAAACCGGCTTTCTCGTAAGCGCGGATTGCCCGGCTGTTGTCGGGATGCGGGTCGATGACGATCCGCGTCGTCCCTTCGGCGAAGAGCTTGGCAGCAAGCGCCCGCGCGATGGCCGAGCCATGCCCCTGCCCGAGACGGTCGGCCGGGCCGATCGACAGGTCGATGCCGAGCGTTCCCTTGGGCTGGTCCTGATAAGGATGGCCCGCTTGGAGATGCGGATCGTAGCTCTGGGCGTAGGCGATCGGCTCGCCATCCAGCTCGACGATCATCGGGCGTGTCTCGACGCTGTCGATCGCCGCCGCGATGCCGTCGATCTCGTCGTCCACCGGACCCCACCAGGCCTGGATATGCGGCTGGGCAAGCCAAAGTGCCAGACGCGGCAGATCGGCCCGCGTGACCGGTCGGAAGCGATAGGCCCGACAGGTCGGGTCAGGCGGCATCCAGGGTCTCGACCACGATATTGCCGTTGGTATAGACGCAGATGTCGCCGGCGATCTCCATGGCGCGGCGCGCCACTTCCTCGGCCGTCTTGTCACTGTCCATCAGCGCCCGGGCTGCGGCATAGGCATAATTGCCGCCCGAGCCGATGGCGATCGTGCCATGTTCGGGCTCCAGCACATCGCCATTGCCGGTGATGGCGAGCGTGATCGTCTTGTCGGCCACCAGCATCATTGCTTCGAGATTGCGCAGATATTTGTTGGTGCGCCAATCCTTGGCCAGCTCGACGGCGGCCCGCATCAGCTGGTCGGGATATTGCTCGAGCTTTGCTTCCAGCCGCTCCAACAGCGTGAAGGCATCGGCGGTGGCGCCGGCAAAACCGGCGATGACATCGCCCTTGCCAAGCCGGCGCACCTTGCGCGCATTGCCCTTCATCACCGTCTGTCCAAGGCTCACCTGGCCGTCGCCGGCCATGACCACCTGACCGCCCTTGCGCACGGTGATGATGGTGGTCGCATGCATGGTACCATAGGGATTGTGTTCGCTCATCGGGGATCCTTGAAGGCCCGCCGCCTTTCGTGCCAATTCGGCATCTGGCGCGGGCGATGAATGTCCGTGTCCCGGCCAATGTAAGAACGGCAAAGCGGAATGCAAAGGGGTGGGCTCCCTGGGGGAAAATCCGCTCGATATTTGCGAAACGGCCTGATATCAGGGCCCGAACAGAACGTCCGGAGACCCTGATGGCAGAGGCAGCCCGCCGCACCGGCCAGATCAGCCGCAAGACCAACGAGACATCCGTCGCCGTCACCGTCGATCTCGACGGCAGCGGCGCCTCGACGATTTCGACCGGTGTCGGCTTCTTCGACCATATGCTCGACCAGCTGTCGCGCCATTCGCTGATCGACATGGAGATCAACGCCGAGGGCGATCGCCATGTGGACGATCACCACACGGTGGAAGATACGGGCATCGCCATCGGCCAGGCGATCGCCAAGGCGCTGGGCGACCGGCGGGGCATCACGCGTTATGCCTCGATCGATCTCGCCATGGACGAGACGATGACGCGCGCTGCGGTGGATGTCTCCGGCCGGCCCTTTCTTGTCTGGAACGTGGCCTTCAGCGCGCCGAAGATCGGCAGCTTCGACACCGAGCTGGTGCGCGAATTCTTCCAGGCGCTGGCCCAGAACGCCGGGATCACGCTGCATATCCAGAACATTTACGGCGCCAACAACCATCACATCGCCGAAACCTGCTTCAAGGCCGTGGCACGCGTGCTGCGCCAGGCAACCGAAATCGACCCGCGCCAGGCCGGGCGCGTTCCCTCCACCAAGGGCACGCTGGCCTGAACCGGGCAGCGCAGCCGCGACTAGGCTGAACCAGGAAGGGGTGCGCTGATGGCCACCTATCTCGTGCTTCTCCAGAAGGGTGCCCCGCGCAACAGTGACAGGGCGGTCTTCATTGCCGACCAGTTCGCCTGGGTCGCCTTTCTCTTCCCGGCCTTCTGGCTGCTCGCAAAGCGACTGTGGCTGCCGGGCATCGCGGTCTTCCTCTGCCAGGGGCTGATCACCATCGGCAGCGGCATGCCGGGTGCGGCCCTGGCCGGCCTGCTGGCGGAGCTGGCGCTGCGGTTGCTGGTCGCACTGGAAGGTCCCGCCTTCCACGCCCGCCGCTTGGAAGCGCGCGGACACACTCTGGAAGCGATCATTCCGGCGCCCGATCTGGCCACGGCCGAAGAGATCTATGGCGCCGCCGTCGACCAGCCGGTGCAAAACGTCTCTGAGCCGCTCATGAAGCTTTCGCCCGATGCGGCCTCGTCCCGCCGGGCCTCGGGGCCGTCGCTGGGCCTCTTCGACAGTTATGGGAGCCGATGACATGCGTGTCGCGATCATCGATTATGGGTCCGGCAATCTGCGCTCGGCCACGAAAGCGTTTGAACGGGCCGCGCGCGAAGCCGGTCTCGATGCCGAGATCGACCTGACCGACCGGGCGGATCGCGTGGCCAGCGCCGACCGCATCGTGCTGCCGGGCGTCGGCGCCTATGCCGATTGCCGCGCCGGGCTCGATGCGGTTTCCGGCATGAATGAGGCGTTGGTCGAGAGCGTGGAGCGCAAGGGCCGCCCCTTCCTTGGCATCTGTGTCGGCATGCAGTTGATGGCGAGCGAAGGCCGGGAGAAGCGGGTGACGCGCGGTCTCGGCTGGATCCCGGGCGCTGTCGTGCATATGACGCCGGACGATCCGGGCCTGAAAGTGCCGCAGATCGGCTGGAACACGTTGACGCTGCATCGCCCGCACGCGCTCTTTGCCGGTATCCCGACCGGCCCGGACGGGCTGCACGCCTATTTCGTCCATTCCTACCATCTGGCTACAGAGAACTCAGGCGATCTGGTCGCGACCACCGATTACGGCGGCGCCGTCGCCGCCTTCGTTGCCCATGGCAACAAGGCTGGTGCCCAGTTCCACCCCGAGAAAAGCCAGACCCTCGGCCTCGCCCTCATCACCAATTTCCTCCGCTGGACGCCGTGACATGATCCTTTTTCCTGCCATCGACCTGAAGGACGGGCAGTGCGTGCGGTTGAAGCTCGGCGATATGGCAGCCGCGACCGTCTATAATCCCGATCCCGCCGATCAGGCTCGCGCCTTCGAGGATCAGGGATTCTCCTGGCTGCATGTCGTGGACCTGAATGGCGCCTTTGCCGGCGAAAGCGTCAATGGCGCGGCCGTGGAAGCGATCCTGGCGGCGACACGCAATCCGGTGCAGCTCGGCGGCGGCATCCGCTCGCTCGACCATATCGAGTCCTGGCTCGCCAAGGGGCTCGCCCGCGTGATCCTCGGCACGGTTGCGGTGCGCGATCCGGCGCTGGTCATCGAGGCCTGCCGCCTTTTTCCCGGCAAGGTGGCTGTCGGTATCGACGCCAAGGGCGGCAAGGTCGCCGTCGAAGGCTGGGCGGAAGCCTCCGAGCTTGGCGTGATCGAGCTTGCCCAGCGGTTCGAGGGAGCCGGCGTGGCCGCCATTATCTACACCGATATCGACAGGGACGGCATTCTGGCCGGGATCAACTGGGACTCGACGCTGGCGCTGGCAAACGCCGTGTCGATCCCGGTCATCGCCTCGGGCGGCCTCGCCTCCATGGAGGATATTCGCCGCCTCGCCGATCCGGCCATGGCCCGGCTTGAAGGCGCGATTTCGGGTCGGGCGCTTTATGATGGACGGATCGACCCGCGCGAAGCGCTCGCCCTCCTGAACGCTGCGAAAGGAGCGGCCGCATGAGCCTGAAGGCACGCGTCATTCCCTGCCTGGACGTCAAGGACGGACGGGTGGTCAAGGGTGTCAGCTTCGTCGACCTGATCGACGCCGGCGACCCCGTCGAATCCGCCAAGGCCTACGATGCCGCCGGCGCCGACGAGCTCTGCTTTCTCGACATCACCGCCTCCTCCGACGAGCGTGATACGATTGTCGAGGTGGTGGCGCGCACGGCCGATCATTGTTTCATGCCGCTGACCGTCGGCGGCGGCGTGCGGGCTATCGCAGACATCCGCCGGCTGCTGCTGGCCGGCGCCGACAAGGTGTCGATCAACTCGGCCGCCGTACGGGATCCCGAATTCGTGGCGCGGGCGGCCGACAAATTCGGCAACCAGTGCATCGTCGTCTCGATCGACGCCAAACAGGTCTCATCGGCCGGCGAAACGCCACGCTGGGAACTCTTTACCCATGGCGGGAGGACTGCCACAGGCATCGACGCCCTGAGCTTTGCCGAACAGATGGTGGAGCGCGGAGCGGGCGAACTGCTGGTGACCTCGATGGACCGGGACGGCCGCAAGAGCGGTTACGACCTTGCGCTCACCCGGGCGATTGCCGATCGGGTCCCGGTGCCGGTCATCGCCTCTGGCGGCGTCGGCACGCTGGATCACCTGGTGGAAGGCATTCGCGACGGCCATGCGACAGCCGTTCTCGCAGCCTCGATCTTCCATTTCGGGACGCACAGCATTGGCGAGGCCAAGCGCTACATGGCCGACAACGGCATCGCCATGCGGCTGGACTGAGCGCCATCCCTTCTGGCCAAGGCCTGGCGGACATGAGGACGCAGAGCATGACAGACTTTACCCTGACCGATCTCGAAACCATCGTGGCACGCCGCGCCGGGGTCTCGCCGGAGGAATCCTGGACCGCCAAGCTGGTCGCCAAGGGTCAATCCCGGGCGGCCAAGAAGCTGGGAGAGGAAGCGGTGGAAACGGTCATTGCCGCCATCGAGGGTGACCGGAGTGCGCTGATTTCGGAAAGCGCGGACCTGCTCTATCATCTGATGGTCGTATTGAAAATCGCCGGCATTCCGTTAGAGGATGTCATGCGGGAACTGGAAGGCCGCACGGCCCAATCGGGCCTGAGCGAAAAGGCGAACCGGCAGGGTTCATGACGATTGCGGCCAAGGATATTCCCGGCTTGACGGGCATGATGGGTGAAAGAACCGGGCTGCCACATGGCCTGGAGACCGGCGCCGACGGGCGCGCCCCGGCGCCCTACCACTTCTTCTCGGCCGAGCAATGGTCGCACTTCCGCGCCGATACGCCGCTGACGCTGACCGCCGACGAGGTGCATCGCCTCCGCTCGCTCAATGATCCCATTGATCTCGACGAGGTGCGCCGGATCTACCTGTCGCTGTCCCGGCTGCTTTCGGCCCATGTGGAATCCTCGCAGCTTCTGTTCGAGCAGCGCAAGCGGTTTCTCAGCATGTCGGGCGAGACCAAAACCCCCTTCGTCATCGGCATCGCCGGCTCGGTGGCGGTCGGCAAATCGACGACCGCACGTATTCTGGCCGAGCTTCTCTCGCGTTGGCCCTCGAGCCCCAAGGTCGATCTCGTCACAACCGACGGCTTCCTCTTTCCCAACGCGATTCTGCAGCGCGAGCAGATGATGGACCGCAAGGGCTTTCCCGAAAGCTACGACACCGGCGCCCTGCTACGTTTCCTCTCGGCCATCAAGGCCGGGCATCCGAATGTCCAGGCGCCGACCTATTCGCATCTCGTCTATGACGTGGTGCCTGATCAGTTCCAGACCGTCGATCGGCCGGATATCCTGATCTTCGAAGGCATCAATGTCCTGCAATCGCGCCATCTCCCGGCCGATGGCAAGATCGTGCCGATGGTGTCGGACTTCTTCGACTTTTCGATCTATATCGACGCCGACGAAGCGCTGATCCATTCCTGGTATGTCAACCGCTTCATGCGGCTGCGCCAGACCGCCTTCAAGGATCCGGACTCCTACTTCAAGCGCTATGCGCAGGCGGGTGAGGCGGAAGCGCTGGCGATCGCCGAAGGGCTATGGTCGACCATCAATCTGAAGAACCTGCGGCAGAACATCCTGCCGACCCGCCCGCGCGCCGATCTGATCCTGCGCAAGGGTCGCAACCACCTGATCGAAACGGTGGCGCTGCGCAAGCTGTGAGCCGGAAGGCCTAGATGGTCACGCGTCGCAGGGTCAGGTTGATGCGACCACCGTTCTTGAGCAGCGTCGAGGTGGCTGGGTAGATCCGGTCGACCCCGTGAAAGGCCATGCGGCTATCGCCGCCAAGAACGACGACGTCGCCGCTCGCCAGTTTCAGCGACAGGGTGCGGTCCTTGCGGTCCTGTCCGCCAAGACGGAAGAGGCAGGTGTTGCCGAGCGACAGCGAGAGAACCGGTGTTTCGTGATCCGCCTCGTCCTTGTCCTGGTGCAGGCCCATCCGTGCTGTATCGCTGTAGAAATTGACGAGGCAGGCTTCGGGTGGCTTCGAGGTGGCGAGCAGGCTCTGCCAGAGAGCCAGGAGAGATGGCGGGATCGGCGGCCAGGCCGCGCCGGTGACCGGGTGGGTCGGCTGGTAGCGATAGCCCTGCGTGCGGTCCGTGACCCAGCCGAGCGCGCCGCAATTGGTCATGCGCACGGAGAGCGGCTGGCCGGTTCGTGGCATTTCCGGCGTGTAGAGTGGCGCGGCGGCAACGACGGCACGGATCTCCTCCACCAGAGCCTCCTGGGCGGCGCGATCGAGAAAGCCGGGCAGATGGCGGAAGCCCTTGGGCAGCACCTGCATCCCCTAGTCTCCCTCCGGCCGGCCGCGCATGCGCTTGATCGCGCCGCGCCCGCTTTTCTCTTTCAGGCGGCGCTCGACGGAGCCGCGGGTCGGCTTGGTCTTCCGCCGCGGCGGCGGTGGCGGAAGTGCGGCTTCGAGGATCAGGGCTTTCAGCCGTTCGCGCGCATCCTCGCGGTTGCGCTCCTGGCTGCGGAAGCGGCTCGCCTCGATCATCAGCACGCCCTCCTTCGAGACCTTCCTGCCGGCCAAGCGGATGGCCGCGTCGCGGATACGCTCGGGCAGCGAGGGCGATGTGGCGATGGGAAAGAAGAGCTGGACGGCGGTGGCGACCTTGTTGACGTTCTGCCCGCCCGGACCGCCGGCAAGCACGAACTGCTCGGTCAGCTCCCAGCCGGCAATCACGATCCGATCATTGATGGGGAGGGGGTCGCTTGCCATGGTCGGACTGCCTTTCGTCACCGTCTATCCCATGGGGAGACGGCCAAGGGCAAGATGCCGCCGGACGACAGGACCGGGCCGCAGACGCCCGCGGCCGGGCTGAACGGCGGTCGGCGACCCGGCGCCTATTCGGCCGCGAGCGCCAAACCAGGCGCGGCATCGCGTACGCCGCCATCCACATGGTTCTCGAACTTCGTGAAGTTGGCGACGAACATGTGGGCAAGCTTGCGGGCCTGCGCGTCATAGGCAGCAGGATTGGCCCAGGTGGAGCGGGGATCGAGGATCGACGAATCGACCCCCTCGACGGCGACCGGGACCTCGAAGCCGAAATGCGGATCGGTTCGCATGTGGGCGCTTGCCAGCGAGCCATCGAGTGCCGCGGACAAGAGGGCCCGCGTCGCCTTGATCGGCATACGGCGGCCTGTCCCGTAGGCGCCTCCTGTCCAGCCGGTGTTGACCAGATAGCAGGTGACTCCATGGCGCGCGATGAGAGCGCGCAGCAGATTGCCGTATTCGCTGGGATGACGGGGCATGAAGGGCGCGCCAAAGCAGGTGGAGAAGGTCGCCTCCGGTTCGGTGACGCCCTTTTCCGTGCCGGCCACCTTGGCGGTATAGCCGGACAGGAAATGGTACATGGCCTGATCGGCGGTGAGACGGGCGATCGGCGGCATGACGCCGAAGGCATCGGCCGTCAGCATGATGATCGTCTTCGGATGCCCGGCCGCACCGGTCTCGCTGGCATTGGGAATGAAGTTCAGCGGATAGGCGCAGCGCGTGTTCTCGGTCAGCGATCCATCGTTGAAATCCGGCACGCGATTGTCATCGAGCACGACATTTTCGAGCACGGTGCCGAAGCGACGCGTGGTTGCGTAAATCTCCGGCTCGGCTTCGGCCGACAGGCGGATGGTCTTGGCGTAGCAGCCGCCCTCGAAGTTGAAGATGCCTTCCGCACCCCAGCCATGCTCGTCGTCGCCGATCAGCGTGCGCCTGGGGTCGGCCGAAAGCGTGGTCTTGCCGGTGCCCGACAGGCCGAAGAACACGGCCGCATCTCCCTCCGGCCCGACATTGGCCGAGCAATGCATGGGCATGACGCCCTTTTCCGGCAGCAGATAGTTGAGCGCCGTGAAGACCGACTTCTTCATCTCGCCGGCATAGGAAGTGCCGCCAATCAGCACGAGGCCATTGACGAGATCGCAGGCGATCACCGTTTCGCTGCGGCAGCCGTGCCGCGCGGGATCGGCGCGAAAATGCGGCAGGTCGATGATGGTGAGCTTCGGCTGGAAGTCTGCCAGGGTCGCCCGCTCAGGACGGATCAAGAGGTTGCGGATGAAGAGCGAATGCCAGGCAAATTCGGTGATGACGCGGGTCGGCAGTGCGTTGTCGCGATCCGCGCCACCGATCAGGTCCTGAACATAGAGCGAGCGGCCGCGGGCATGCTCCATCATGTCGAGACGCAGAGCCTCGAAATGATCAGGGGACATCGCCTTGTTGTTGTCCCACCAGATCTGCCCGTCCGTGGTCGCGTCACGCACCACGAACTTGTCCTTGGCCGAGCGGCCGGTGTGCTGCCCGGTCAGGGCCCGCAAGGCGCCATCGGCGGTCAGTTGAGCCTCGCCGAGACGCAGCGCCTCCTCGTAGAGTTCGGCCGGCAGCAGGTTGTAACGCACCGCGGCCAGGTCGGTGAAACCCAGAGAATGCAGCTCGAGAGCCTGATTGCGAATGCCAATTTCCTTCATGCGCTGCCGTCCCTTTCCGTCCCTGCCGTTGTTTGGCAAGCCGACCATGACAGCAGTTTCGAGAAACCACAAGCAGCGAATCTTTAAAAGCACAATGATATCAGTGTATTAATCGATTTAAACAAAAACTTTCTTTTCTAAATCGTTTTAATTGGCCTTTTGAGCTGGTGCTTTTTGCCCTTCACGGCGCAGACAGGACTCGTGCAGCGCGGCGTCGATTTCGCTTCGCCACAATTTGTTCCACCTTTATACTCCAGAACGCGCCCGGTTCGGCAGGTCCTCATGCCACCCATTGCCTTGAGGTCGGAGGCGCAAGCGAATGACGGAGCGAATGACGATGCAGACGATTGCCCTTGTAGACGACGACCGCAACATCCTGACCTCGGTCTCGATTGCGCTGGAGGCGGAAGGCTACAAGGTCGAAACCTACACCGATGGCGCCTCCGCACTGGACGGATTGCTGGCACGCCCGCCGCAGCTTGCCATCTTCGATATCAAGATGCCGCGCATGGATGGCATGGAGCTGCTGCGCCGCCTGCGGCAGAAGTCCGACATCCCCGTCATCTTCCTCACGTCCAAGGATGAAGAGATCGACGAGCTGTTCGGCTTGAAGATGGGTGCCGATGACTTCATCACCAAGCCTTTCTCCCAGCGACTGCTGGTCGAGCGGGTCAAGGCGATCCTGCGCCGCTCCGCCAATCGCGAGGCCGCGGCCCAGGCCAGTGCCTCAGGCGCACCCAAGACCAAGGACGATGTGCAGGCCCGTTCGCTGGAACGCGGCCAGCTGGCCATGGACCAGGAGCGCCACACCTGCACCTGGAAGAACGAGCCGGTGACGCTGACCGTCACCGAGTTCCTCATCCTTCATTCGCTGGCCCAGCGCCCGGGCGTGGTCAAGAGCCGCGATGCGCTGATGGATGCCGCCTATGATGAACAGGTCTATGTGGACGACCGCACCATCGACAGCCACATCAAGCGGCTGCGCAAGAAGTTCAAGATGGTGGACAACGACTTCGACATGATCGAAACGCTTTATGGCGTGGGCTATCGCTTCCGCGAAACAGCGTGAAGCCACGGACCGGACGGGCGTGATCGACAGATCAGGACAGAGCGACGCCGAAGACAACGAAGGGCGTGTGGCCGGCGGCCGGCGGTGGGTGCATCCGTTCACCATCATCCGGCGCCTGTTCGGCAATGCCGTGTTTTCGAGCCTGACGCGGCGCATCCTGTTTTTCAACCTGGTCGCGCTGGTCGTTCTGGTCGGCGGCATCATGTACCTCAACCAGTTCCGCGAGGGGCTGATCGATGCCCGTGTCGAGAGCCTTCTGACCCAGGGTGAAATTATCGCAGGCGCGATTGCGGCCTCCGCCTCGGTCGATACCAACTCCATCACCATCGACCCGGAGAAGCTGCTCGAGCTGCAGGCCGGCCAGAGCATCACGCCGTTGCCGCGCGACGAGGATCTCGAATTCCCGATCACCCAGGAGCGGGTGGCCCCCGTTCTGCGGCGGCTGATCTCGCCCACACGCACCCGCGCCCGCCTCTTCGATGCCGATGCCGATCTGCTGCTCGATTCCCGCCATCTTTATACCGGCGGCCAGGTGCTGCGCTTCGATCTTCCGCCGATCGAGCCGGACGACCCGTCGATGACCAACCGGGTTGCGACCTGGTTCAATCGCATGCTGCAGCCAAGCAATCTCCCGCTTTACAAGGAGCCGCCGGGCGGCAACGGCTCGATCTATCCGGAGGTGATGAATGCGCTGACCGGCGTGCGCGGCGCCGTGGTGCGCGTGACCGAACAGGGCGAGCTGATCGTCTCCGTCGCCGTTCCCGTGCAGCGTTTCCGCGCCGTGCTCGGCGTGCTGCTGCTCTCCACCCAGGCCGGCGATATCGACAAGATCGTCCATGCCGAGCGCCTGGCGATCATTCGTGTCTTCGGGGTGGCCGCGCTGGTCAACGTCATCCTGTCGCTGCTTCTTTCCAGCACCATCGCCAATCCGCTGCGCCGGCTTTCCGCCGCGGCCATCCGCGTGCGCCGCGGCGGTGCGAAGGAGCGGGAGGAAATCCCCGATTTCTCCTCCCGTCAGGACGAGATCGGCAACCTGTCCGTTGCCCTTCGCGAAATGACCGGTGCGCTTTACGACCGGATCGCCGCGATCGAGAATTTTGCCGCCGATGTCAGCCACGAGCTGAAGAATCCGCTGACCTCGCTGCGCAGCGCGGTCGAGACCCTGCCGCTTGCCCGCACCGAGGAGTCCAAGCAGCGGCTGCTCGACGTCATCCAGCATGATGTGCGCCGACTGGACCGGCTGATCAGCGATATCTCGGATGCCTCGCGGCTCGATGCCGAACTGGCCCGTAGCGACGCGCAGGTGGTCGATCTCGAAAAGCTGCTCGGCGACCTCGTTGAAATCTCCCGCCAGATCCGCAACAAGAAGAAGTCCGTTCTCCTGAATTTCGTGGTCGATCGGAAGGATCCGAAGACGCGTTTCGACGTGAACGGCTATGAGCTGCGGATCGGCCAGATCATCACCAACCTGATCGAGAATGCCCGCTCCTTCGTTCCGGAAGACGGCGGGCGCATTGTGGTCCGGCTGACGCGGCGCAAGCACAGCTGCCTGGTCTTCGTCGAAGACAATGGCCCCGGGATCCAGGCCGAAGACATCGACCGGATCTTCGAACGCTTCTACACCGACCGGCCGGAGGGCGAGGATTTCGGTCAGAATTCCGGTCTCGGTCTGTCGATCTCGCGCCAGATCGCCGAAGCCCATGGCGGCACGCTGAAGGCCGAGAACATG
This region includes:
- a CDS encoding sensor histidine kinase translates to MDRSGQSDAEDNEGRVAGGRRWVHPFTIIRRLFGNAVFSSLTRRILFFNLVALVVLVGGIMYLNQFREGLIDARVESLLTQGEIIAGAIAASASVDTNSITIDPEKLLELQAGQSITPLPRDEDLEFPITQERVAPVLRRLISPTRTRARLFDADADLLLDSRHLYTGGQVLRFDLPPIEPDDPSMTNRVATWFNRMLQPSNLPLYKEPPGGNGSIYPEVMNALTGVRGAVVRVTEQGELIVSVAVPVQRFRAVLGVLLLSTQAGDIDKIVHAERLAIIRVFGVAALVNVILSLLLSSTIANPLRRLSAAAIRVRRGGAKEREEIPDFSSRQDEIGNLSVALREMTGALYDRIAAIENFAADVSHELKNPLTSLRSAVETLPLARTEESKQRLLDVIQHDVRRLDRLISDISDASRLDAELARSDAQVVDLEKLLGDLVEISRQIRNKKKSVLLNFVVDRKDPKTRFDVNGYELRIGQIITNLIENARSFVPEDGGRIVVRLTRRKHSCLVFVEDNGPGIQAEDIDRIFERFYTDRPEGEDFGQNSGLGLSISRQIAEAHGGTLKAENMTDKDGGISGARFILSLPVETAA